One Rubripirellula reticaptiva genomic region harbors:
- a CDS encoding EF-hand domain-containing protein — protein sequence MNRTFQSIVIAFGIALIPNLMFPGVLSAQPPGRGGPPGMNGRGGPPMEMIIQLFEQADANRDGSVTKAELTAVLQGQGSGNNQMGRGGPPPQGGNFGQANQQVGNQPPQGGAPQGPPPKPGQVLPDPVVQSLNLNDRQTRMLAALQSDVDKRLAGILTDEQEEQLQNAQPPHGPDHADAAAGNGRPQRPQ from the coding sequence ATGAATCGAACATTCCAGTCCATCGTCATTGCCTTTGGCATCGCTCTGATCCCCAACTTGATGTTCCCCGGTGTGCTTTCGGCCCAGCCTCCCGGTCGCGGTGGGCCTCCCGGCATGAACGGTCGAGGTGGTCCGCCAATGGAGATGATCATTCAGTTGTTTGAACAGGCTGACGCTAATCGTGACGGAAGCGTGACGAAGGCCGAGTTGACTGCGGTCCTGCAAGGCCAGGGCAGTGGCAACAATCAAATGGGCCGCGGCGGCCCGCCGCCGCAGGGCGGCAATTTTGGGCAAGCCAACCAGCAAGTTGGAAACCAGCCGCCGCAAGGTGGAGCTCCCCAAGGTCCACCGCCAAAGCCCGGTCAAGTTTTGCCGGACCCCGTCGTGCAGTCGCTCAACTTGAACGACCGCCAAACTCGCATGCTCGCTGCTTTGCAATCCGATGTCGACAAACGACTCGCCGGAATCCTGACGGACGAGCAAGAAGAGCAACTTCAAAACGCGCAGCCGCCGCACGGTCCCGATCACGCCGACGCCGCTGCTGGCAATGGTCGCCCGCAACGCCCACAATGA
- a CDS encoding CotH kinase family protein → MSKSQTLFGRTLSKLGRSQEQSRARRRRPSRRLRAEALEARQLLAGDLFINEIMADNDTIIEDPDEAGAYEDWVEIYNAGTTAIDLGGKYLTDDVDAPTQWQFPAGSTIAAGDYLLIWADGETEQGDNHASFKLSASGETVALYDTDGTTLLDTIEFGAQSTDVAYGRSPDGSETLSVLTTPTPGAANSVVAEANFAPTANAGGPYYGTTADTISISGSKSADSDGTIATYAWDLDHDGEYDDATGVDVTFTSTTAGTFVVGLQVTDDDGVTSIDTGTIKISQVGDTASPWDPVTIDDEAAVFFDDTYVHEVYITFEDDDWYDTLFTSHDTDAADPYFEADFVADGIALDNVGVRFKGNSSFDGSGVKKSIKIDFNEFVDSTFLGLKKLNLNNNYNDPTMLREKLFYDYASNFVEGVGRAVFTNVYINGELYGVYTAVEQVDSTFTQSRFGDDEDGNLYKGTASDDAVLSDPQADFGSDLTYLGTDQAAYEAFYELKTNEAANDYSQLIELIDVLNNTPSGELADAIEPLLDVQDTLASLALNNLFVNLDSYSGAAHNYYLYDRDDTGQFTHLLWDANESFGTFTQFVDRFQNPVEIDPFWLPTGTAMGPPGTPVEDEPRPLAENLWAVDDYSIDYLRDLQQMLEEGFDVISATARINELADLIRDDVSADPNKQFTLAQFNSNLTTNVSAGNRTIYGLTSFIGDRSTYLASALSQYDLEPESVEVYINEIMADNDATIEDPDEAGAFEDWIELYNPGTTVVDLSGFYLTDDAADPTQWQFPSGSTIDAGGYLIIWADGDTDQGDNHASFKLSAGGESVQLYNNDGTTLVDSITFGEQTTDVSYGRFPDGSSTLLVLSAATPGASNTNDATPDNIAPTAEAGGPYTGTVGGTITLSGATSSDSDGTIASYAWDLDNDGLYDDATTTTATFNAAAAGTFTVGLQVTDDDGATSTNTATVTVNAAVTPGLVVTQSGGSTIVNEASLTDTINVALSSQPTADVTVSVTSADTDEAAVSPDQLTFTPDNWDIAQTVTISSSSDGLNDGSQSTQVSFDVSSTDAAYAAVTSVEVSVITHDSDITTPATRIYTPDFLVRLHVIPGDSIPTAILFRAVSNAAISVVPIGTASVGQTIRVVDETVSGIDTFSAGVTTATVTAGGLYAIIFEPHTENRTYTVQSTAGSDAFTPSAPTNFLQPTDTNGDARTSALDALIVINQISRMQNAEGEELTAAFMYDVNHDGVTTALDALMVINQLTRQTDATSESELVQSADQLAPLLSNQLATTTSENDDETAEYPLGETLADIDSHATLFEAAFASQSNAVSEFVFESDSDLSDDDLDLLAEDLHHMLSMQESSS, encoded by the coding sequence ATGTCTAAATCTCAGACTCTTTTCGGCCGCACACTTTCTAAACTTGGCCGCTCACAAGAACAAAGCCGCGCTCGCCGCCGACGTCCGTCTCGGCGGCTAAGGGCCGAGGCATTGGAGGCTCGCCAGTTGCTTGCCGGTGACTTGTTCATCAACGAGATCATGGCCGACAACGATACGATCATCGAAGACCCCGATGAAGCCGGTGCGTACGAGGACTGGGTTGAAATCTACAATGCGGGAACGACAGCAATCGACCTCGGCGGCAAGTACCTGACCGACGACGTGGACGCTCCGACCCAGTGGCAATTCCCGGCGGGTTCGACCATCGCCGCGGGTGATTATCTGTTGATCTGGGCCGATGGCGAAACCGAGCAAGGTGACAACCATGCATCGTTCAAATTGTCGGCCAGCGGCGAAACGGTTGCTCTCTATGACACCGACGGCACGACGCTACTCGACACAATCGAGTTCGGCGCGCAGTCGACGGACGTTGCGTATGGCCGTTCGCCCGATGGCAGCGAAACGCTTAGCGTGCTAACGACGCCAACACCTGGTGCGGCCAACTCCGTTGTCGCCGAAGCCAACTTCGCACCAACCGCCAACGCCGGCGGTCCGTACTACGGCACCACCGCGGACACCATTTCGATTAGCGGATCGAAGTCGGCTGACTCGGACGGAACGATCGCAACGTACGCGTGGGACTTGGATCACGACGGCGAATATGACGACGCGACTGGCGTTGACGTTACGTTCACGTCGACCACGGCAGGAACTTTCGTCGTCGGATTGCAAGTGACCGACGATGACGGCGTGACCAGCATCGACACCGGGACGATCAAGATTTCGCAAGTTGGCGACACAGCGTCACCTTGGGATCCCGTCACGATCGATGACGAAGCGGCTGTGTTCTTTGACGACACTTACGTGCACGAAGTCTACATCACGTTTGAAGATGACGACTGGTACGACACGCTCTTCACTTCGCACGACACCGACGCAGCCGACCCGTATTTCGAAGCCGATTTTGTCGCGGACGGGATCGCGCTCGACAACGTCGGCGTGCGATTCAAGGGCAATTCGTCGTTCGATGGCAGCGGAGTCAAAAAGTCGATCAAGATTGACTTCAATGAATTCGTGGACTCTACGTTCTTGGGTCTGAAAAAACTGAACCTGAACAACAACTACAACGACCCGACGATGTTGCGGGAGAAATTGTTTTACGACTATGCGTCGAACTTTGTCGAAGGTGTGGGCCGCGCGGTCTTCACCAATGTCTACATCAATGGCGAACTCTATGGCGTGTACACGGCTGTCGAACAAGTGGACTCGACGTTCACGCAAAGCCGATTTGGAGACGACGAAGATGGCAATCTATACAAGGGAACGGCATCGGACGACGCGGTGCTTAGCGATCCGCAGGCCGACTTTGGTTCTGACTTGACCTACCTGGGCACGGATCAGGCCGCTTATGAAGCCTTCTATGAACTGAAGACGAACGAAGCCGCAAACGATTACTCGCAATTGATCGAGCTTATCGATGTGCTCAACAACACTCCGTCGGGCGAATTAGCCGATGCGATCGAACCACTGCTAGACGTCCAGGACACGCTTGCTTCGCTGGCGCTGAACAATCTGTTCGTGAACCTAGATTCCTACTCGGGCGCGGCCCACAACTATTATCTCTATGATCGGGATGACACCGGACAGTTCACGCATTTGCTGTGGGACGCGAACGAATCGTTCGGCACGTTCACTCAGTTCGTCGACCGCTTCCAAAACCCGGTCGAAATCGATCCGTTCTGGTTGCCGACTGGAACGGCAATGGGGCCACCCGGTACTCCGGTCGAAGACGAACCGCGACCGCTTGCCGAAAACTTGTGGGCCGTCGATGACTACAGCATCGACTACTTGCGTGATCTGCAACAAATGCTGGAAGAGGGTTTCGACGTCATTTCAGCCACTGCTCGGATCAACGAACTGGCCGATCTGATTCGTGATGACGTATCGGCCGACCCGAACAAACAATTCACGCTCGCGCAGTTCAATTCAAACTTGACGACCAACGTGTCGGCAGGAAATCGAACGATCTACGGATTGACCAGCTTCATCGGGGACCGATCGACCTATTTGGCGTCCGCTCTCTCGCAATACGACCTGGAACCGGAATCGGTCGAGGTCTACATCAACGAAATCATGGCGGACAATGACGCCACGATCGAAGATCCTGACGAAGCCGGTGCCTTTGAAGACTGGATCGAACTGTATAACCCTGGCACCACTGTGGTTGATCTCAGCGGATTCTACCTAACCGATGACGCTGCCGACCCAACGCAGTGGCAATTCCCCAGCGGATCAACGATCGACGCGGGAGGCTACCTGATCATTTGGGCCGATGGTGATACCGATCAAGGTGACAATCACGCTTCATTCAAGCTGTCCGCCGGCGGCGAGTCGGTGCAACTGTACAACAACGACGGAACCACGCTGGTCGACTCGATCACTTTTGGCGAGCAAACCACGGACGTCTCCTACGGTCGTTTCCCAGACGGATCGTCGACGCTGCTGGTTTTGTCGGCTGCCACACCAGGTGCATCCAACACCAACGACGCGACACCCGATAACATCGCCCCAACTGCCGAAGCCGGTGGCCCGTACACCGGAACCGTCGGCGGGACGATCACCCTGAGCGGTGCAACGTCGTCCGACTCGGACGGCACGATCGCATCTTACGCGTGGGACTTGGATAACGACGGGCTGTACGACGACGCCACGACGACCACTGCGACGTTCAACGCGGCCGCAGCGGGCACGTTCACGGTTGGTTTGCAAGTTACGGACGACGACGGTGCCACCAGCACCAACACGGCGACCGTTACCGTAAACGCCGCTGTTACCCCAGGACTGGTCGTCACTCAGTCGGGTGGTTCAACGATCGTCAACGAAGCGAGTTTGACGGACACGATCAACGTGGCACTATCGAGTCAACCGACCGCCGATGTCACGGTCAGTGTCACTAGCGCGGACACGGACGAAGCGGCCGTGTCGCCGGACCAACTGACGTTCACGCCAGACAACTGGGACATCGCTCAGACGGTTACGATCAGCAGTTCGAGCGACGGACTGAACGACGGCAGCCAGAGCACACAGGTTTCATTTGATGTCTCCAGCACCGATGCTGCGTACGCAGCCGTGACGAGCGTCGAAGTCAGCGTCATCACTCATGATTCGGACATCACGACCCCAGCAACTCGAATCTATACGCCCGACTTCCTCGTTCGTTTGCACGTAATCCCTGGCGACAGCATCCCAACAGCGATTCTGTTCCGAGCCGTTTCGAACGCGGCGATCTCAGTCGTTCCGATCGGCACCGCTAGTGTCGGACAAACGATCCGCGTGGTGGACGAGACCGTTTCGGGAATCGACACGTTCTCGGCCGGCGTGACCACGGCAACCGTCACGGCTGGCGGACTGTACGCGATCATCTTCGAACCGCATACCGAGAACCGCACCTACACCGTGCAATCGACCGCTGGATCGGATGCGTTTACTCCGTCGGCTCCCACCAATTTTCTGCAGCCAACGGACACCAACGGTGACGCCCGCACGTCGGCGCTGGATGCGTTGATCGTGATCAACCAAATCAGTCGAATGCAGAATGCCGAGGGCGAAGAGTTGACGGCGGCATTCATGTACGACGTCAACCACGACGGAGTCACCACCGCTCTGGATGCGTTGATGGTGATCAATCAATTGACAAGGCAAACGGACGCGACAAGCGAAAGTGAACTCGTGCAATCTGCTGACCAGCTCGCTCCGTTGCTTTCGAATCAATTGGCAACGACGACGTCAGAAAACGACGACGAGACGGCGGAGTATCCGCTCGGCGAAACTCTGGCGGACATCGATTCGCACGCGACTTTATTCGAGGCCGCGTTCGCATCCCAGTCGAATGCGGTTTCCGAATTCGTTTTCGAAAGCGATTCGGATCTGTCGGACGACGATTTGGATTTGCTTGCCGAGGACTTGCATCACATGCTTAGCATGCAAGAATCGAGTTCATGA
- a CDS encoding ECF-type sigma factor, with product MNRDITQILSAIEQGDPNAASDLLPLVYEELRRLAASRMNHEKSGQTLQPTALVHEAFLRLVGSGDAHQWDGRGHFFAAAAEAMRRILIENARRKGRVKRGGELKRHDLEDNAAAIDPDNFDELLSLDEALNKLAVEDTQLAKLVELRYFTGLTIEETANVLGVSARTTKRNWAYARAWLQREMSD from the coding sequence ATGAACCGAGATATCACTCAAATCTTATCGGCGATCGAACAAGGCGACCCCAACGCGGCAAGCGACCTATTGCCGCTGGTGTATGAAGAACTAAGGCGACTGGCGGCCAGTCGAATGAACCACGAAAAGTCGGGACAAACACTTCAACCCACCGCCTTGGTTCACGAAGCTTTCCTGCGACTTGTCGGAAGCGGCGATGCGCACCAGTGGGACGGCCGAGGCCATTTCTTCGCCGCCGCAGCCGAAGCGATGCGAAGAATCTTGATCGAAAACGCGCGTCGCAAGGGCCGCGTCAAACGGGGCGGCGAACTCAAACGCCACGACCTGGAAGACAACGCGGCTGCGATTGACCCCGACAATTTTGACGAACTCCTTTCGCTCGACGAAGCGCTCAACAAGCTAGCCGTCGAAGACACGCAACTCGCGAAACTCGTCGAACTTCGCTACTTCACAGGCCTGACGATCGAAGAGACCGCCAACGTCCTGGGCGTTTCTGCACGAACCACCAAACGCAATTGGGCCTACGCTCGCGCCTGGCTGCAACGCGAAATGAGCGATTAG
- a CDS encoding PSD1 and planctomycete cytochrome C domain-containing protein — MKSKLAKSLAFATVIALVAARVGLAEPAQSDQSKLRLPDQVTFNAHIRPIMSNTCFACHGPDEDANDSGLRLDSFELATESAIVPGDADASDVYRRLVDVDDPMPPTEFRHQLSDREKALFKKWIDQGAKYEQHWSYTPLEKPPIVDSKSNNPIDGFIIARLATEGLSPSQVADKATLLRRLSLDLIGLPPTPEQIDSFIADDADDAYEKQVDRLLASPHYGERMATAWLDIVRFSDTVGFHGDQNQRIFAYRDYVIDSINQNKPFDQFTIEQLAGDLLENPTEEQLVATGLNRLNMVTREGGAQPGEYLAKYKADRVRMIGTAWLGSTTGCCECHNHKYDPFTAKDFYSLGAFFDDLRQWGVYSDYGYTPNKDLKGFNNDYPFPPEMRLKSRSLEQEIALLERELESSFRSTKPLDEATRQWAADAHAWLQANPSGWQTLSPTSVNSAKESTTKLLGTDVLVSGETKKDDTVTWQHEVTSPTAVRTVQLQILPDDANGGHVGRSAEGRFSVATSIAIVRDGKDVPLKIAFGQADRQNPKNYQSGHDPRFLEETWRSGPIAWQLPANETTLPHTAVYHLDELANLLPGDRLEVRLRSDDVGRFRVSTSPFARMVVGQPSAPESLSQALAAFDQGAGSDAVLSASQTAAILTGKHGSTVSAKDQSKDYLRIRNEILDRRSGYAMTLVSQSLSPEQIPVARVLPRGNWQDESGEVITPAFPEFLTRTESEEPDNSNASEENPRRLTRLDLARWLTSDENPIVARHYVNRTWKHFFGAGLSNKLDDLGSQGEWPSHPLLLDWLAAEFRDGWDMKHIARLILTSDTYRQAAAVRDDLIETDPYNRLLSQQSARRLEAEAIRDNALSIAGLLNTDIVGGPSVFPYQPEGYYSNIQFPNRTYVNDTDFGQYRRGVYMHCQRSFLHPMLVNFDAPARDECVADRPQSNSPQQALTLLNDPSFVETAKALSNRMIAEDPGATIQTYVDRAYRLSLARPPRPEEIAGLTSLYENQLKHFRDTPDDAKPFAIDDSNDAAERAALAQVCRVILNLHETITRY; from the coding sequence ATGAAATCCAAGCTCGCAAAATCGCTTGCTTTTGCAACAGTGATCGCCTTAGTCGCTGCCCGCGTCGGACTTGCCGAGCCTGCGCAGAGCGACCAATCGAAACTTCGATTACCTGACCAAGTGACGTTCAACGCCCACATTCGGCCGATCATGTCGAACACGTGCTTTGCGTGCCACGGGCCCGACGAAGACGCCAACGACAGCGGTCTGCGGTTGGACTCGTTCGAACTAGCAACCGAATCGGCAATCGTTCCCGGGGACGCGGACGCATCCGACGTTTATCGCCGCTTGGTCGATGTGGACGATCCGATGCCGCCGACCGAGTTTCGACACCAGCTTTCCGATCGCGAAAAGGCGCTGTTCAAAAAGTGGATCGACCAAGGTGCTAAGTACGAACAGCATTGGTCATACACGCCGCTCGAGAAGCCGCCAATCGTAGACTCGAAATCCAACAACCCCATCGATGGTTTCATCATCGCTAGGCTGGCCACCGAAGGACTCTCACCTTCGCAGGTTGCTGACAAAGCAACGCTATTACGCCGACTTAGCTTGGACCTGATCGGCTTGCCACCGACGCCGGAACAAATCGATTCATTCATCGCGGACGATGCGGACGATGCTTACGAAAAACAAGTCGATCGCCTGCTCGCGTCGCCACACTATGGCGAGCGGATGGCGACTGCTTGGCTAGACATCGTGCGTTTTTCGGACACGGTGGGTTTCCATGGCGATCAAAACCAACGCATCTTTGCGTACCGCGACTACGTTATCGATTCGATCAACCAAAACAAACCATTCGACCAATTCACGATCGAACAACTTGCCGGCGACTTGCTGGAAAATCCGACCGAAGAACAACTGGTCGCAACCGGTCTGAACCGATTGAACATGGTCACCCGCGAAGGCGGCGCACAACCAGGCGAGTACTTGGCCAAATACAAAGCGGATCGCGTTCGTATGATCGGCACCGCTTGGTTGGGTTCGACGACCGGTTGCTGTGAATGCCACAACCACAAGTACGATCCGTTCACAGCAAAAGACTTCTATTCGCTCGGCGCGTTCTTTGACGACCTTCGCCAATGGGGCGTCTACAGCGACTACGGCTACACGCCCAACAAAGACCTGAAAGGCTTTAACAACGACTACCCTTTCCCACCTGAAATGCGGCTAAAGTCACGATCCCTGGAACAAGAAATCGCGTTGCTTGAACGAGAACTGGAGTCTTCTTTCCGATCAACCAAACCGCTTGATGAAGCCACACGCCAATGGGCCGCCGACGCGCACGCTTGGCTGCAAGCGAATCCGTCCGGATGGCAGACGTTGTCGCCAACATCCGTGAATTCCGCCAAAGAATCAACGACGAAACTACTCGGTACGGATGTCTTGGTATCGGGCGAAACCAAGAAGGACGACACCGTTACATGGCAACACGAAGTCACTAGTCCAACGGCTGTTCGCACCGTGCAACTGCAGATCCTTCCCGATGACGCCAACGGGGGACACGTCGGACGATCAGCCGAAGGACGATTCTCCGTTGCGACTTCGATCGCCATCGTCCGCGACGGGAAAGACGTGCCTTTGAAAATCGCGTTCGGACAAGCGGACCGACAAAACCCCAAAAACTATCAATCCGGCCACGACCCAAGATTCTTGGAAGAAACCTGGCGCAGCGGCCCCATCGCTTGGCAATTGCCCGCCAACGAAACCACGCTACCACACACTGCGGTTTACCATCTGGACGAATTGGCGAACCTGCTACCCGGCGATCGATTGGAAGTACGACTGCGCAGCGACGATGTCGGCAGATTCCGAGTCTCGACATCCCCGTTTGCTCGGATGGTGGTCGGACAACCGAGTGCACCGGAGTCACTTTCCCAAGCACTGGCGGCGTTCGACCAAGGCGCGGGCAGCGACGCAGTGCTGTCTGCATCCCAGACCGCCGCGATATTGACTGGCAAACATGGATCGACCGTTTCGGCCAAAGATCAAAGCAAAGACTACCTGCGAATTCGCAACGAAATCCTCGACCGCCGCAGCGGTTATGCAATGACTTTGGTGTCTCAGTCGCTGTCGCCCGAGCAAATTCCCGTCGCTCGAGTTCTGCCGCGTGGCAATTGGCAGGATGAATCGGGTGAAGTCATCACGCCGGCATTCCCCGAGTTTCTGACCCGGACAGAGTCAGAAGAACCCGACAACTCAAACGCGTCAGAGGAAAACCCTCGCCGCCTGACTCGCCTCGACCTGGCTCGCTGGCTGACGTCTGACGAAAACCCGATCGTTGCGCGCCACTACGTCAATCGAACGTGGAAACATTTCTTCGGCGCGGGGCTATCGAACAAACTCGATGACCTGGGCAGCCAAGGCGAATGGCCCAGCCACCCGCTTTTGCTTGATTGGCTGGCCGCCGAATTTCGCGATGGCTGGGACATGAAGCACATCGCACGACTGATCCTGACCAGCGACACGTATCGCCAAGCAGCCGCGGTTCGCGACGACCTCATCGAGACCGACCCTTACAACCGTTTGCTGTCTCAGCAATCGGCAAGACGTTTGGAAGCGGAAGCGATTCGCGATAACGCACTTTCGATCGCCGGCTTGCTGAACACCGATATCGTTGGCGGACCGAGCGTCTTCCCGTATCAACCCGAGGGCTACTACAGCAACATCCAATTTCCGAATCGAACCTACGTCAATGACACGGATTTTGGCCAGTATCGCCGCGGCGTTTACATGCACTGCCAGCGATCGTTCCTGCATCCAATGCTCGTCAATTTTGACGCGCCGGCACGTGACGAATGCGTCGCCGACCGGCCGCAATCGAACAGTCCTCAACAAGCATTGACGCTGCTGAACGATCCGTCGTTTGTTGAAACTGCAAAAGCACTCAGCAACCGAATGATCGCCGAAGACCCCGGTGCAACGATTCAAACCTACGTCGACCGCGCGTATCGATTATCGCTCGCACGCCCCCCACGTCCCGAAGAAATCGCGGGCCTGACGTCGCTTTACGAAAACCAGCTAAAACACTTTCGTGACACCCCCGACGACGCAAAACCTTTCGCGATTGACGATTCGAACGATGCCGCCGAGCGTGCGGCACTCGCGCAAGTCTGCCGCGTGATCCTGAACCTGCACGAAACCATCACTCGCTACTAA
- a CDS encoding DUF1501 domain-containing protein: MNENFIEQLRKDWSRRTFLSKSFAGIGSIALSSLLQGQSGAGAAAAGTTSGHPWPALPNLPHHAAKAKRIVHLCMAGGPSHVESLDPKPELDRLDGQPFPSSFTDGQQLAQLQGATLKARKSFTKFKKWGQSGIEISELFPHIGSIADDLTVVRSMTTEQINHDTAHAFMNTGSIIKGRPSMGSWMLYGLGAETENLPGYVVMTSQGPGAQPVSARQWSAGFLPSKFQGVAFQSKGKPVHYIGNPDGVCQSTQRQVVDEIQRINGLLQQRHHDDEIATRIAQYEMAFQMQTAVPDLADMSNETQETLDMYGVKKPGDGSFASNCLLARRLLQRGVRVVQLYHRGWDHHSDLEKNFTTSAGDCDRPSAALVKDLKRHGLLDDTLVLWGGEFGRTPMSQGSGRDHHINGFSVWMAGGGVKGGTVYGATDELGYNSVENVVSVHDLHATMLDLFGIEHERFTKAFQGLDIKLTGVEPARVVREIIA; the protein is encoded by the coding sequence ATGAACGAAAACTTCATCGAACAATTGCGAAAAGATTGGTCGCGGCGGACGTTTCTGTCCAAGTCGTTTGCTGGGATCGGATCAATCGCTCTGTCATCGCTGCTGCAGGGACAATCCGGCGCCGGAGCCGCTGCCGCCGGTACAACAAGTGGACATCCATGGCCCGCATTGCCGAATCTGCCTCACCATGCGGCCAAGGCAAAACGGATCGTGCACCTTTGCATGGCGGGTGGCCCGTCACATGTCGAATCACTCGACCCGAAACCCGAACTTGATCGATTGGATGGGCAACCGTTCCCCAGTTCGTTTACCGACGGACAACAACTCGCCCAGCTTCAAGGCGCAACCCTGAAGGCTCGCAAGTCGTTCACGAAATTTAAAAAGTGGGGTCAATCGGGAATCGAAATTTCGGAACTTTTCCCGCACATCGGCAGCATCGCTGATGACCTGACCGTCGTTCGCAGCATGACGACCGAGCAGATCAATCACGACACGGCGCACGCGTTCATGAACACGGGCTCGATCATCAAAGGTCGACCGTCGATGGGTTCGTGGATGCTTTATGGACTTGGTGCTGAAACGGAAAATCTGCCCGGTTATGTCGTCATGACCTCGCAAGGTCCCGGCGCCCAACCCGTATCGGCGCGTCAGTGGTCAGCCGGTTTTCTGCCCAGCAAGTTCCAAGGCGTGGCATTTCAGAGCAAGGGTAAACCGGTCCACTACATCGGCAACCCCGACGGCGTTTGCCAATCGACTCAGCGACAGGTCGTCGACGAAATCCAGCGGATCAATGGACTGCTGCAACAGCGTCATCACGACGACGAAATTGCCACGCGAATCGCTCAGTACGAGATGGCGTTTCAAATGCAAACTGCCGTTCCGGATTTGGCAGACATGTCAAACGAGACCCAAGAAACGCTGGATATGTACGGCGTCAAGAAACCGGGCGACGGCTCGTTCGCATCCAATTGCCTGCTCGCTCGCCGGTTGTTGCAGCGAGGTGTCCGCGTCGTGCAACTGTATCACCGGGGTTGGGATCACCACAGCGATTTGGAAAAGAACTTTACAACCTCGGCCGGCGATTGCGATCGCCCCAGCGCTGCACTTGTGAAGGATCTGAAACGCCACGGCTTGCTGGACGATACGCTGGTTCTGTGGGGCGGCGAATTCGGCCGCACACCGATGTCACAGGGCTCCGGCCGCGACCACCACATCAACGGGTTTAGCGTTTGGATGGCGGGCGGCGGCGTCAAAGGTGGCACGGTCTACGGCGCAACCGACGAACTCGGGTACAACAGCGTCGAAAATGTTGTTTCCGTTCACGACTTGCATGCGACGATGTTGGACCTGTTCGGAATCGAACATGAACGCTTCACGAAAGCGTTTCAAGGGCTCGACATCAAACTAACCGGCG